GTCCACCAACCGTAAAACTCAGACTGGCCGCCATTCGATCCTTGATGGACTTTCTCGTCATTGGTCAAGTTCTGCCATTTAATCCGGCAGCGTCAGTGCGTGGACCAAAGCACGTTGTGAAAAAGGGAAAGACGCCAGTGCTGAGCGGCGCGGAGGCGAAGCAACTCATCGAGTCCATCAACGTGCAGACGATCACGGGACTCCGAGATCGCGCCATCATTGGTGTCATGGTCTACAGCTTTGCCCGTGTCAGTGCGACACTGGGAATGAATTGCGAGGACTACTTTCAACAAGGTCGGCGGATGTGGTTTAGGCTGCATGAGAAAGGTGGCAAGTACCACGAAGTCCCGGTTCATCATACTGCTGAAGAATACGTTGATGCGTATCTGACCGCCGCCTGTCCACTGGATAAATCTACGCCCCTGTTCCGGACGATTGGGCCGAACAAGACGCTCACGGAAAGGAGGCTGCACCGGACTGATGTTTTACGAATGATCAAAAAGCGAGCGAAGTTTGCAGGACTGCCCGACAGTACATGTTGTCACAGTTGGCGAGCCACTGGAATCACCAACTACCTGCAAAATGGAGGCACGCTGGAGCATGCGATGCAGATCGCCTGCCACGAAAGTGCACGCACGACAAAACTCTACGACCGAACGAATGACGCGGTCAGTCTTGATGAGATTGAGCGCATTCGCCTCTAGATCACCAACCGTACTTCCTGAATAGACAATTTCGATGCAATCGATTGTCGGCAGCAAAGCTGCCGCGTGATCTGTTATGGAAGTCAGCTTCAGTGTCGATCGCCAAAAACAAGCGGCTAACGCTTCTCGATTAGCGCCAAGACGAACAGGACTAACACGATCACAACCAGTACGGCAACCTTGCCGGGGATCAACATCGTGGAGTCAAGGGCTAGCGACATACCCTGGTGATATCATACTATTGTCTGGACGTCACGCTTTATCGCCCGAAGAAAATCTTGAGCGCGAATCGCACACCAACTCGAATGGCGATCGAACCAATCGCTGACGGAACCTGATTACTGATGGCACCAATTTTTTCCAGCGTGGCCTTGGCACCGTAGAGTATCGCCCTTTGCGCAAAATTCGGCCCAATGCTGGCGGGATCGTTGGCGGCACGTTCGAGTGCAAAATCGAGCGAGAATAGAAGTGTTCCTCCAAAACCTGCGGCGATCCCTCCAACGATGTTACCCGACGGACCATCAAACGCCGCACTCGTACCTACGCCGAACGCTAGCGACGCGTACTGAGCGGCGGCGACTGTACCGAACGGATCTCGAAACTGATTCGGATTGTTCAACGCATACATGAACAAGTTCGCGCCGTCCACGAATCTGCGGCTATCTTCACTAATGAATGTGCCCGTGGATCGATCGAGAAATCGACTCCGGTAGTGAATTAGATTGGCAAACGAGTCAGTCGGTTGTCCTGTGAAGCCAATTCTACCGTACAAGTTGCCAG
This DNA window, taken from Fuerstiella marisgermanici, encodes the following:
- a CDS encoding tyrosine-type recombinase/integrase gives rise to the protein MTLPVHYKSLPATCSVPQIIQSSGEHASRRFIEFFAASIRNRGTREVYLHAATDFLNWCDQHQLTLTDIAPLVVATYIEQIGQRLSPPTVKLRLAAIRSLMDFLVIGQVLPFNPAASVRGPKHVVKKGKTPVLSGAEAKQLIESINVQTITGLRDRAIIGVMVYSFARVSATLGMNCEDYFQQGRRMWFRLHEKGGKYHEVPVHHTAEEYVDAYLTAACPLDKSTPLFRTIGPNKTLTERRLHRTDVLRMIKKRAKFAGLPDSTCCHSWRATGITNYLQNGGTLEHAMQIACHESARTTKLYDRTNDAVSLDEIERIRL